In Babylonia areolata isolate BAREFJ2019XMU chromosome 19, ASM4173473v1, whole genome shotgun sequence, a single window of DNA contains:
- the LOC143293351 gene encoding acyl-CoA-binding protein-like isoform X3, with protein MGDTNQNFEKSAEEAKNLPKKPTDEEMLTLYGLFKQATVGDCNTARPGMLDLKGKAKWDAWDKRKGMSQDDAKTQYIKEVEQLKTKYS; from the exons AACTTCGAAAAATCTGCTGAAGAAGCCAAGAATTTGCCCAAGAAACCAACAGATGAAGAAATGCTGACGCTGTATGGTCTGTTCAAACAGGCCACAGTGGGAGACTGCAACACAG CCAGACCAGGCATGTTGGATCTCAAAGGCAAAGCCAAGTGGGATGCCTGGGACAAAAGAAAGG GAATGTCTCAAGATGATGCCAAGACACAGTACATCAAGGAAGTGGAACAGCTGAAGACCAAGTACAGTTAA
- the LOC143293351 gene encoding acyl-CoA-binding protein-like isoform X2 — MGDTNQNFEKSAEEAKNLPKKPTDEEMLTLYGLFKQATVGDCNTVRPGMLDLKDSDCCVFHFLQSDQACWILKTMTAVCSTFCSQTRHVGS, encoded by the exons AACTTCGAAAAATCTGCTGAAGAAGCCAAGAATTTGCCCAAGAAACCAACAGATGAAGAAATGCTGACGCTGTATGGTCTGTTCAAACAGGCCACAGTGGGAGACTGCAACACAG TCAGACCAGGCATGTTGGATCTTAAAGACAGTGACTGCTGTGTGTTCCACTTTTTGCAGTCAGACCAGGCATGTTGGATCTTAAAGACAATGACTGCTGTGTGTTCCACTTTTTGCAGTCAGACCAGGCATGTTGGATCTTAA
- the LOC143293351 gene encoding acyl-CoA-binding protein-like isoform X1, whose translation MGDTNQNFEKSAEEAKNLPKKPTDEEMLTLYGLFKQATVGDCNTARPGMLDLKDSDCCVFHFLQSDQACWILKTVTAVCSTFCSQTRHVGS comes from the exons AACTTCGAAAAATCTGCTGAAGAAGCCAAGAATTTGCCCAAGAAACCAACAGATGAAGAAATGCTGACGCTGTATGGTCTGTTCAAACAGGCCACAGTGGGAGACTGCAACACAG CCAGACCAGGCATGTTGGATCTTAAAGACAGTGACTGCTGTGTGTTCCACTTTTTGCAGTCAGACCAGGCATGTTGGATCTTAAAGACAGTGACTGCTGTGTGTTCCACTTTTTGCAGTCAGACCAGGCATGTTGGATCTTAA